From the genome of Roseofilum reptotaenium CS-1145, one region includes:
- a CDS encoding DUF427 domain-containing protein: MFLPRPEPIPPTPGQESVWDYPRPAIVQDTDKHLKIICNGIVLAETTKGKRVLETSHPPTYYFPLEDIKLEHIIETPKKGFCEWKGIYQYYDIQMGEKYIQRGAWRCVETTPNFAQLQNYYSFWANLMDACYVNDELVTPQEGDFYGGWITADIVGPFKGGPGTRGW, encoded by the coding sequence ATGTTCTTACCCAGACCCGAACCTATCCCCCCCACACCTGGTCAAGAATCCGTTTGGGATTATCCCAGACCAGCAATTGTACAAGACACCGACAAGCATCTCAAAATCATTTGTAATGGTATTGTTTTAGCTGAAACGACCAAAGGAAAAAGAGTTTTAGAAACCAGTCATCCCCCGACTTATTATTTTCCCCTTGAAGACATTAAGCTAGAACATATTATCGAAACTCCCAAAAAGGGATTTTGCGAGTGGAAAGGGATCTACCAATATTATGACATTCAGATGGGTGAAAAATATATTCAACGCGGTGCTTGGCGATGTGTCGAAACGACTCCCAATTTTGCTCAACTTCAAAATTACTATAGTTTTTGGGCTAATTTGATGGATGCTTGTTATGTGAATGATGAGCTAGTCACCCCTCAAGAAGGTGATTTTTATGGCGGATGGATTACTGCTGATATTGTTGGCCCATTTAAAGGTGGTCCAGGAACACGAGGATGGTAA
- the egtD gene encoding L-histidine N(alpha)-methyltransferase has protein sequence MAILPATQERLQLKHLSHPHRSASTADRQDVIQGLSQDRKTLPPKYFYDEYGSQLFEQICQLPEYYPTRTEDSILKQYADKIARMTGACELVELGSGSSTKTRRLLDAYQGLTNCLHYIPIDVSGSILTQSAQQLLQEYSSLQIQGLVGTYEQALVELERTPAPSRMVCFLGSTLGNLNPQECDRFFDHILEALHMGEYFLLGVDLQKPKDILEAAYNDAQGVTAAFNLNMLEHLNERFRGNFKRQNFEHWAFYNQELNQIEMHLRCLNPHTVDLQALDLQVGFVSGETIRTEISRKFNLQEVQAELAEKGLKPVAAWSDSNDWFGLILSQKV, from the coding sequence GTGGCTATTTTACCCGCAACTCAAGAGCGTTTACAGCTTAAACATTTAAGCCATCCTCACCGGTCAGCGTCTACAGCAGACAGACAAGATGTCATCCAGGGATTAAGTCAAGATCGGAAGACTTTACCCCCTAAGTATTTCTATGATGAATATGGCTCTCAGTTGTTCGAGCAAATTTGCCAGCTACCCGAATATTATCCCACTCGTACAGAAGATTCTATCCTCAAACAATATGCTGATAAAATTGCTCGGATGACGGGTGCTTGTGAGTTGGTAGAGTTAGGAAGCGGAAGTTCCACCAAAACCCGTCGCTTGTTAGATGCGTATCAAGGTTTGACCAATTGCCTACACTATATTCCTATTGATGTCAGTGGTAGCATTCTGACTCAAAGTGCCCAACAGTTGCTCCAAGAGTATTCCAGTCTACAGATTCAAGGGTTAGTGGGAACCTACGAACAAGCCTTAGTCGAACTCGAACGAACCCCTGCCCCCTCTCGGATGGTATGCTTCTTGGGGAGTACCTTAGGAAATCTCAATCCTCAAGAGTGCGATCGCTTCTTTGACCATATTCTAGAGGCTTTGCATATGGGCGAGTATTTCCTCTTGGGTGTGGATTTACAAAAGCCCAAAGACATCCTAGAAGCCGCTTACAATGATGCTCAAGGGGTAACGGCTGCATTTAATCTCAACATGTTGGAACATCTCAACGAGCGTTTTAGGGGCAATTTTAAACGACAAAATTTTGAACATTGGGCCTTTTATAATCAAGAACTAAACCAAATCGAGATGCATTTGCGCTGCTTAAACCCTCATACCGTTGATTTACAAGCTCTCGATCTCCAAGTTGGGTTTGTGTCTGGAGAAACAATTAGAACAGAAATATCACGTAAATTCAATCTACAGGAAGTTCAAGCAGAACTCGCAGAAAAAGGTCTAAAACCGGTGGCTGCTTGGAGCGATTCCAACGACTGGTTTGGATTAATTCTCTCTCAAAAAGTATAA
- the ovoA gene encoding 5-histidylcysteine sulfoxide synthase: MNILLSLPTPELDKCDRQTLLDYFENSWELEEILMTSLVHEESFYLNPDPLRNPIIFYLGHSPVFYINKLIQVELLDRRINPNYEILFEIGVDPSSPEELEKAIKTMNWPQVEQVWNYREKAKETITKVLKTCPLNLPITQNHPLWALIMGIEHNRIHFETSSMLLRQFSVNHLKRPETWQYAPSNQTVPKNKMMAVSGGVVHLGKPQTSNTYGWDSEYGTRTVEVQPFLASQHLITNGEFWQFIQDDGYEDPEFWNNESWNWKQENNIKHPKFWMDKNGGYQYRTLFENIDLPLDWPVEVNHYEAMAYCRWKGEGTRLMSEAEWNIAARGSQSDRDFNLNVKFGSPSPVGSLKNSEASSGLNDLRGNVWEWLSDEFNPLPGFEPHPLYKDYSAPFFDSDHQIMLGGSWASTGAYASPSCRNWFRRNFYQHAGFRVAQNQ, from the coding sequence ATGAATATACTCCTGTCACTACCGACTCCAGAGCTGGATAAGTGCGATCGCCAAACCCTCCTGGACTATTTTGAAAATTCCTGGGAATTAGAAGAAATTCTCATGACAAGCTTAGTCCATGAGGAGAGCTTTTATCTTAATCCCGATCCCCTCAGAAACCCGATTATCTTCTACCTCGGACACTCCCCCGTTTTCTACATTAATAAACTGATTCAAGTAGAATTATTAGACCGGCGGATTAACCCTAACTACGAAATATTATTTGAAATAGGAGTCGATCCCAGTAGTCCAGAAGAGCTAGAAAAAGCCATCAAAACCATGAATTGGCCGCAAGTTGAACAAGTTTGGAACTATCGCGAGAAAGCCAAAGAAACGATTACTAAAGTTCTTAAAACCTGTCCCCTAAATCTTCCCATTACTCAAAACCATCCCCTTTGGGCTTTAATCATGGGAATAGAGCATAACCGGATTCATTTTGAAACCTCTTCCATGTTGCTCAGACAATTCTCAGTTAACCACCTGAAACGTCCCGAAACCTGGCAATATGCACCTTCCAATCAAACCGTTCCAAAAAATAAAATGATGGCAGTTTCTGGGGGAGTGGTTCATCTAGGAAAACCTCAAACGTCCAATACCTACGGTTGGGATAGCGAATATGGAACTCGAACCGTAGAAGTCCAACCTTTTTTGGCCAGTCAGCATCTGATTACCAACGGAGAATTCTGGCAATTCATCCAAGATGATGGCTATGAAGACCCAGAGTTTTGGAATAATGAATCTTGGAATTGGAAGCAAGAGAATAACATCAAGCATCCCAAATTCTGGATGGATAAAAATGGTGGTTATCAATATCGCACCCTCTTTGAGAATATAGACTTACCCCTAGATTGGCCCGTTGAAGTCAATCATTATGAAGCCATGGCTTATTGTCGCTGGAAAGGGGAAGGAACCCGCTTAATGAGTGAAGCAGAATGGAACATTGCAGCAAGGGGTTCCCAGAGCGATCGCGACTTTAATCTAAATGTAAAATTTGGTTCCCCTTCTCCCGTAGGAAGCTTAAAAAACTCTGAAGCATCCTCTGGACTTAATGACCTTCGGGGTAATGTTTGGGAATGGCTCAGTGATGAATTTAATCCCTTACCCGGATTTGAACCTCATCCCCTTTACAAAGATTATTCTGCCCCATTTTTCGATAGCGATCATCAGATTATGTTAGGTGGATCTTGGGCCAGTACCGGCGCTTATGCATCTCCTTCTTGCCGCAATTGGTTCCGCCGTAATTTTTATCAACATGCCGGTTTCCGGGTTGCTCAGAATCAATAA